In Ammospiza caudacuta isolate bAmmCau1 chromosome 2, bAmmCau1.pri, whole genome shotgun sequence, a genomic segment contains:
- the PROSER1 gene encoding proline and serine-rich protein 1, which produces MDKKSFETVLDEIRKAVLTEYKLKAIEYVHGYFSSEQVVELLRYFSWAEPQLKAIKALQHKIVAVPASKMVNILNCFTFSKDKLIALEILASNIVDAQNYRLIEDLFRINMSEKKRCRRILEQASKTGCKAPHAMISSCGMIPGNPYPKGKPSRINGIFPGTPIKKDTEECTNEGKGIAARILGPSKPAPSTYNPHKPVPYPIPPCRPHATIAPSAYNNAGLVPMANVIAPGLPAPPPYTANQVVSENEDLSSQAKPSQNQAFSAQANQLFTPHGSNPSTPAATPVPTPSPVKAISHPLAPATPLISGMNMSTPVLPVFPGQVSSSIHTSQPSTPTPTVMKSLSLPGVPVTSVHSATSTPIPSVFSGLASIPAAMPTPQGSSTPCATPAPSEAFASAATPFAGLPFSAASSVASANNPAPLSSVFAGLPLSLPPNAQGISSPVPSTIANSPATTIPGSLSLPNPILSVLKGFLTSNDTSLINSSALPSAVTSELASLSALANQSSDPPTSSVNKCYTPSATPNTQRSSTPGLAIFPGLPSPSVANSSSTPPTLPAQSPLTTSPSIMPVNCGSSASLLHGTSPTNPDQQLSSAPAATSIPVLVKTEPMSPTLSAFKGPSHSASPSHGTLGLSGLGRAYTSAASVPVSLPSSLNPALSGLSSLSAPLNNSSSLASISLAPHGSSAPIAPVFNGLPPFTSLTSNFAFTGNPALTPPVTLPGSLLATPATSAAAVPAPHASSTAAVLSGLAASAAVSAPPFSLNLSSAVPSLFSVAQGPLGSSNPSFPGFPVSNTPSVTPALPSFPGLQASSAVAAVAPLPAAATAPSPAPVLPGFASAFSSNFNSALVAQAGLTSGLQTPGNAVFPGLLSLPGIPGFPQSAAQSSLQELQHSAAAQSALLQAHSASALDNYTAQPEGFANYPSTPGTPFSLQTSLPQSGWQ; this is translated from the exons ATGGATAAGAAATCATTTGAAACCGTGCTGGATGAAATTAGGAAG GCTGTATTGACTGAGTACAAATTAAAAGCTATTGAATATGTTCATGGATACTTTTCCAGTGAACAG GTTGTTGAATTACTGAGATACTTCTCCTGGGCAGAACCACAGCTTAAGGCAATAAAGGCTTTACAACAT AAAATAGTGGCAGTTCCAGCATCAAAAATGGTTAATATTCTCAACTGCTTCACCTTTAGTAAAGATAAACTTATTGCCCTTGAAATCTTAGCTTC CAACATTGTTGATGCTCAGAATTATCGCCTGATTGAAGATCTGTTCAGAATTAATATGTCAGAGAAGAAAAGATGCAGACGAATTCTCGAACAG GCTTCAAAAACAGGTTGTAAGGCTCCTCATGCTATGATATCATCCTGTGGCATGATTCCTGGCAATCCTTATCCCAAGGGCAAGCCAAGCCGCATAAATGGAATTTTTCCA ggaACCCCTATCAAAAAGGACACAGAAGAATGTACTAATGAAGGAAAGGGAATAGCAGCCCGTATACTTGGACCATCCAAACCA GCTCCATCAACGTACAATCCACACAAACCAGTTCCATACCCCATCCCACCATGTCGGCCACATGCAACTATTGCACCAA GTGCTTACAACAATGCTGGCTTAGTTCCAATGGCCAATGTCATAGCTCCAGGCTTACCAGCTCCTCCACCATACACCGCTAATCAAGTGGTATCAG AAAATGAGGACCTTTCCAGCCAGGCAAAACCTTCCCAAAATCAAG ctTTTTCTGCACAAGCGAATCAGCTCTTTACTCCTCATGGTTCTAATCCTTCAACACCTGCTGCTACTCCAGTCCCTACCCCATCACCTGTCAAGGCAATAAGCCATCCATTAGCACCTGCAACTCCACTCATCTCTGGGATGAACATGTCTACCCCTGTCCTTCCTGTTTTCCCAGGACAGGTCTCCTCTTCCATCCATACATCTCAGCCATCCACCCCAACCCCTACTGTCATGAAATCCCTTTCATTGCCTGGTGTTCCTGTCACATCTGTTCACAGTGCAACCTCTACCCCTATCCCCTCAGTTTTTTCTGGGCTGGCTTCTATCCCTGCTGCTATGCCCACTCCGCAGGGTTCTTCCACTCCATGTGCCACACCTGCACCCAGTGAAGCTTTTGCATCTGCTGCTACACCATTTGCTGGCCTCCCTTTCTCTGCAGCCTCTTCAGTTGCTTCTGCTAATAATCCTGCTCCATTGTCATCAGTCTTTGCTGGCCTCCCTTTGTCCTTGCCGCCCAATGCCCAAGGGATTTCTAGTCCTGTTCCATCTACAATTGCTAATTCTCCTGCCACCACCATTCCTGGCTCGCTTAGCTTGCCTAACCCAATTTTGTCTGTCTTAAAGGGATTTCTGACATCAAATGACACTTCATTAATCAATTCATCTGCTTTACCTTCTGCTGTGACAAGTGAGCTTGCTTCTTTATCTGCTCTTGCTAATCAAAGCTCTGATCCTCCCACTTCCTCTGTCAACAAATGTTACACTCCATCAGCCACCCCCAACACACAGCGTTCCTCCACACCTGGGCTGGCTATTTTTCCAGGTCTTCCATCCCCATCAGTAGCCAATTCTAGTTCCACTCCTCCCACATTGCCTGCACAGTCACCTTTAACCACTTCACCATCGATTATGCCAGTCAACTGTGGCTCATCAGCCTCCCTCTTGCATGGCACAAGTCCTACTAATCCCGACCAGCAGCTCTCATCAGCCCCAGCTGCCACAAGTATCCCAGTTCTGGTCAAAACAGAACCCATGAGTCCTACCCTGTCGGCCTTCAAAGGTCCTTCTCATTCAGCCAGCCCTTCTCATGGCACCCTAGGACTCTCAGGGCTCGGGCGTGCGTACACCTCAGCAGCTTCAGTGCCCGTCAGCTTGCCCAGTTCCCTGAACCCAGCGCTGTCAGGGCTCTCCTCTTTGAGTGCTCCTCTGAACAACTCCAGTTCTCTGGCTTCCATTTCCCTCGCCCCACACGGCTCCTCTGCTCCCATTGCCCCCGTGTTCAATGGACTTCCTCCTTTCACGTCTCTAACCAGTAACTTTGCCTTTACTGGTAACCCAGCACTGACCCCGCCCGTCACCCTCCCGGGGTCTCTGCTGGCCACCCCGGCTACGAGCGCTGCAGCCGTGCCCGCCCCCCACGCGAGTTCCACCGCCGCCGTGCTCTCAGGACTCGCCGCCTCCGCAGCAGTCTCCGCTCCACCCTTCTCGCTTAACTTGTCCAGTGCtgtcccttcccttttttctgttGCCCAGGGACCTCTGGGATCATCAAACCCATCCTTCCCTGGTTTTCCTGTCTCTAACACACCCTCTGTCACTCCTGCTCTCCCTTCTttccctggcctccaggcatCTTCTGCAGTAGCAGCAGTTGCACCGTTGCCggcagctgccacagccccatCTCCAGCTCCGGTCCTGCCAGGGTTTGCCTCGGCCTTTAGCTCAAACTTCAACTCTGCACTTGTGGCACAGGCTGG CTTGACTTCTGGACTACAGACTCCAGGAAATGCAGTTTTTCCTGGTCTTTTATCTCTCCCCGGTATCCCTGGCTTTCCCCAAAGTGCCGCACAATCTTCCTTACAGGAATTGCAGCATAGTGCAGCTGCACAGTCAGCACTACTACAG GCGCATTCTGCTTCTGCTCTGGACAACTATACAGCTCAGCCTGAAGGTTTTGCTAACTATCCATCAACACCAGGAACACCATTTTCATTGCAGACAAGTCTGCCCCAGAGTGGATGGCAGTAA
- the NHLRC3 gene encoding NHL repeat-containing protein 3 isoform X1: MAGTLLALLALLGVSQVLKAKNFSHWKEEQQMYKLDIGWPKAPEYFTGQTFCVAVDSLHGLVYVGQRGDNVPKVLVFSEEGYFLHSWNDTVEMPHGIFVWNTETGSSVWLTDVGTGKYGHTVKQYSPLGKLLQVLGTPGNAGSSLIPLQFDQPADIFVEATGEIYVVDGDGGMNNRLLKLSDDYKELWLTGTNGSGIGQFRIPHSVTVDAFGRVWVADRGNKRIQVFDKVTGEWLGSWNGCFSEDGPYSVRFTADYKYLIVAQLNINRLAILAAPPVGSIGDCAIVHSVQLADETKPHLVDVDMRSGAVYVAEIGAQQVQKYVPLS; this comes from the exons ATGGCCGGGACtctgctggcgctgctggccctgctcggCGTCTCCCAG GTTTTAAAAGCTAAGAACTTCTCTCATTGGAAGGAAGAGCAACAGATGTACAAACTGGACATAGGCTGGCCTAAAGCTCCCGAATACTTCACTGGCCAAACATTTTGTGTTGCTGTTGACTCTCTCCATGGTTTGGTCTATGTAGGACAA CGGGGAGACAATGTGCCAAAGGTACTTGTATTCTCAGAAGAAGGCTATTTTCTTCACTCCTGGAATGATACTGTTGAAATGCCTCATGGTATCTTTGTATGGAACACTGAAACAGGAAGTTCAGTATGGCTCACAGATGTTGGAACAG GGAAATATGGACACACGGTGAAGCAGTATAGCCCTTTGGGTAAACTTTTGCAGGTCTTGGGCACACCTGGTAATGCTGGTTCAAGTTTGATTCCCCTGCAGTTTGATCAACCAGCAGATATCTTTGTGGAGGCAACTGGAGAAATCTATGTTGTTGATGGAGACGGAGGAATGAACAACAGATTGCTCAAACTATCAGATG ACTACAAAGAGTTATGGCTGACTGGAACAAATGGGAGTGGCATTGGTCAGTTCAGGATTCCTCACAGTGTGACAGTGGATGCTTTTGGACGG gTATGGGTTGCAGACAGAGGCAACAAGAGAATTCAAGTTTTTGATAAAGTCACAGGAGAATGGCTTGGGTCTTGGAACGGATGTTTTTCAGAAGATGGACCCTATTCTGTCAG GTTTACTGCCGATTACAAATACCTGATTGTAGCTCAGCTGAATATCAACCGGTTGGCAATCTTGGCAGCACCTCCAGTTGGCTCCATTGGGGACTGTGCCATAGTCCACAGTGTCCAGCTGGCTGATGAAACCAAACCACACCTTGTGGATGTAGACATGAGGAGTGGAGCAGTCTATGTTGCAGAGATTGGAGCCCAGCAAGTACAAAAATATGTACCCTTAAGCTGA
- the NHLRC3 gene encoding NHL repeat-containing protein 3 isoform X2: protein MYKLDIGWPKAPEYFTGQTFCVAVDSLHGLVYVGQRGDNVPKVLVFSEEGYFLHSWNDTVEMPHGIFVWNTETGSSVWLTDVGTGKYGHTVKQYSPLGKLLQVLGTPGNAGSSLIPLQFDQPADIFVEATGEIYVVDGDGGMNNRLLKLSDDYKELWLTGTNGSGIGQFRIPHSVTVDAFGRVWVADRGNKRIQVFDKVTGEWLGSWNGCFSEDGPYSVRFTADYKYLIVAQLNINRLAILAAPPVGSIGDCAIVHSVQLADETKPHLVDVDMRSGAVYVAEIGAQQVQKYVPLS, encoded by the exons ATGTACAAACTGGACATAGGCTGGCCTAAAGCTCCCGAATACTTCACTGGCCAAACATTTTGTGTTGCTGTTGACTCTCTCCATGGTTTGGTCTATGTAGGACAA CGGGGAGACAATGTGCCAAAGGTACTTGTATTCTCAGAAGAAGGCTATTTTCTTCACTCCTGGAATGATACTGTTGAAATGCCTCATGGTATCTTTGTATGGAACACTGAAACAGGAAGTTCAGTATGGCTCACAGATGTTGGAACAG GGAAATATGGACACACGGTGAAGCAGTATAGCCCTTTGGGTAAACTTTTGCAGGTCTTGGGCACACCTGGTAATGCTGGTTCAAGTTTGATTCCCCTGCAGTTTGATCAACCAGCAGATATCTTTGTGGAGGCAACTGGAGAAATCTATGTTGTTGATGGAGACGGAGGAATGAACAACAGATTGCTCAAACTATCAGATG ACTACAAAGAGTTATGGCTGACTGGAACAAATGGGAGTGGCATTGGTCAGTTCAGGATTCCTCACAGTGTGACAGTGGATGCTTTTGGACGG gTATGGGTTGCAGACAGAGGCAACAAGAGAATTCAAGTTTTTGATAAAGTCACAGGAGAATGGCTTGGGTCTTGGAACGGATGTTTTTCAGAAGATGGACCCTATTCTGTCAG GTTTACTGCCGATTACAAATACCTGATTGTAGCTCAGCTGAATATCAACCGGTTGGCAATCTTGGCAGCACCTCCAGTTGGCTCCATTGGGGACTGTGCCATAGTCCACAGTGTCCAGCTGGCTGATGAAACCAAACCACACCTTGTGGATGTAGACATGAGGAGTGGAGCAGTCTATGTTGCAGAGATTGGAGCCCAGCAAGTACAAAAATATGTACCCTTAAGCTGA